A region from the Pontixanthobacter aestiaquae genome encodes:
- a CDS encoding SDR family oxidoreductase translates to MRIFLTGAAGLIGGEVAARLLTAGHSVTALVHNNRNIRANDNSEVHPTEVVSGDVSQPLFGWKKSEWDRLTASHDLLIHCAATVRFDLDDETYRTVNTGGAANAVEFARSGDMPILHVSTAYVCGTRNGPILESDPVPSQGFANGYEASKASAEKLVRASGVPFAIARPSIVVGESDSGMIRQFDTTYAAFKLIAEGRVRHMPARSDATLDFVPLDHVAAGIVALAQNMRRAQGGAYHLVSGRPIPVGFFTDAIASFPQFHRPSLVEPDGFDPSELPALERRLYKRVAGLYASYFQRNPEFDDRTAQEMTGLVCSPTGAEFLHRLISYCIKVGFLSGEQVPQE, encoded by the coding sequence TTGAGAATATTTCTGACTGGTGCGGCCGGCCTGATCGGCGGCGAAGTGGCTGCGCGCCTGCTTACGGCGGGTCACAGCGTAACCGCGCTCGTCCATAACAACCGCAACATACGCGCAAATGACAATAGCGAAGTACATCCTACCGAAGTCGTTTCGGGCGATGTCTCGCAGCCATTATTCGGCTGGAAGAAGTCAGAGTGGGACCGCCTGACAGCCAGTCACGACCTGCTAATCCATTGCGCTGCAACGGTCCGTTTTGACCTTGACGACGAGACCTATCGCACGGTCAACACCGGCGGCGCGGCCAATGCAGTCGAATTTGCCCGCTCGGGTGATATGCCGATCCTGCATGTCAGCACCGCCTATGTGTGCGGCACGCGCAATGGCCCAATTCTGGAAAGCGACCCCGTGCCAAGCCAGGGCTTTGCCAATGGCTATGAAGCGAGCAAGGCCTCGGCAGAGAAGCTAGTGCGAGCGAGCGGAGTTCCCTTTGCCATCGCCCGGCCCAGCATTGTCGTTGGCGAGAGCGATAGCGGGATGATCCGGCAATTCGACACGACTTACGCCGCGTTCAAGCTGATCGCCGAGGGGCGCGTACGCCATATGCCTGCGCGCAGTGATGCGACGCTTGATTTTGTGCCGCTCGATCATGTGGCGGCTGGAATTGTGGCGTTGGCGCAGAATATGCGGCGCGCTCAGGGCGGGGCATATCATCTGGTTTCGGGGCGCCCGATTCCGGTCGGATTTTTCACTGACGCGATTGCCAGCTTCCCGCAATTCCACCGGCCTAGTCTGGTCGAGCCCGATGGTTTCGATCCTTCGGAATTACCCGCACTCGAGCGCCGCCTCTACAAGCGGGTGGCGGGGCTTTATGCCAGCTATTTCCAGCGCAATCCTGAATTCGATGATCGCACCGCACAGGAAATGACCGGATTGGTCTGTTCGCCAACGGGGGCGGAATTCCTGCATCGGCTGATTTCGTATTGTATTAAGGTTGGGTTTTTGAGCGGCGAACAGGTTCCCCAAGAGTAG
- a CDS encoding glycosyltransferase, with protein MSAPVGIVLPVLNEERALPGLLDILTKLDPQPADILFADGGSSDHTRELIRQAGYRLLETEAGRAIQINAGVEAIAAELVCVLHADTIPPADMVSVIADTLADPKIALASFTPLIKGPDKTRWFTTFHNWIKTWYAPMITRPHLFVRGVRLLFGDHAMFFRRAQFLEIGGCTPSDAVMEEADLCVKFARLGKIKLVRRWIETSDRRIAAWGPLKANWIYFKVGILWAVGARGRMAKDYPDVR; from the coding sequence GTGAGCGCCCCTGTCGGCATCGTACTGCCCGTGCTCAACGAAGAGCGCGCCCTGCCCGGATTGTTGGATATATTGACGAAGCTTGATCCACAGCCTGCCGATATCCTGTTTGCGGATGGCGGAAGCAGCGACCATACGCGGGAATTGATCCGGCAGGCTGGCTATCGCCTACTCGAAACCGAAGCAGGCCGCGCAATCCAGATCAACGCAGGCGTCGAAGCTATCGCGGCAGAACTTGTGTGTGTGCTCCATGCAGACACAATCCCGCCCGCCGATATGGTGTCGGTAATCGCCGATACTCTCGCCGATCCGAAGATCGCGCTGGCCAGCTTTACCCCTCTGATCAAAGGGCCGGATAAGACCCGCTGGTTCACTACGTTCCACAACTGGATCAAGACTTGGTATGCGCCGATGATCACGCGCCCGCATCTGTTTGTGCGCGGCGTCCGGCTATTGTTCGGCGACCATGCGATGTTCTTTCGCCGCGCGCAGTTTCTAGAAATAGGCGGCTGCACACCCAGCGATGCGGTGATGGAGGAGGCTGATCTATGCGTGAAATTCGCACGGCTTGGCAAAATCAAGCTGGTCCGGCGCTGGATCGAAACATCCGACCGGCGGATCGCCGCCTGGGGGCCGCTGAAGGCAAACTGGATCTACTTCAAAGTCGGCATTTTGTGGGCGGTGGGCGCGCGCGGCCGGATGGCAAAGGATTATCCGGACGTGCGGTGA